Within the Taeniopygia guttata chromosome 1, bTaeGut7.mat, whole genome shotgun sequence genome, the region TGGCTCACTTGCAAAATCCCTCACTTGGGATTTCAGAGGAGGTAAAACCTGTCTTTAAAGCTCCCTGGGTAGTTCTCTGCACGCAGGGAAAACTACTGGCTGCATAATAACACCCTTCTTTTGGTCCCAGGCATTAGGGACACTCCCAGGGGGAAAGGAAGATGTGACACACCTGCCATCACACTCTCTTGAAAGATGTCATGTACTTCCTCTTCCTTGGaggaattatttgggaaaaattctTACATGTCTCTAGCTCACTGATGATTCTGTATTTGAACTGGATTTCATATATTGACTTAGAAATCACCTTTAACATGCCCTGAAATAGCtattgaatatatttatttttacatcaatcAGGCATCACTAAGCAGAATCTCTCATTGTCTGAGGTGCCATATGGACAATAACAAGACAATCAGTAACACCTTTAACATCTTACTCTAACATCTTAGAACAAGAACCTACAGACTGGCTTAATATATACTCAGGTCAGTAATGCAGATTAATGTAAATAAAGGGCACAACCTCAGTTTATTTCTATCTTCAGATCAGTCATTTTGAGCAATCTGCTACTTTGCCTGTGTTTTACATCATCTACTTTGCtatggcttttttgtttgtttagttttcctgtatttaaatccaataatatatttaaataatgaaacCACCAATGCCATAAAATGATCATGGTGCTAAGACTGAGAATTCATTTCAGTAGGGGCAAAATATTGTGGGGGTGCTTCCATTAATGCACTTTTTAGTAGACCAGGATATTAAACACATTCTGTTTCTTGTacatcttgaaaataaaatactatccTAATCTTTTTCAGTAAGCaatatgtattttcaaaattattacaTTACAATGTAGTCTTTAGTCATAGTATAAAAATAACTCTTCAAAATTAGATAAAGCTTTTAGTGAAAGTTTGGTTCATCTGTTAAAGATCAGTAAGATcacaatgaaaaagaaacactgTGCCTGATTTAAAGCCTCCTTAAAGCCACAGTCTGATGTGATTATacaaagaatcatagaatcatagaatctcctgagttggaagggaccgaCAAGGACCATCAAAGTCCAGCTCGTGACCCCGCACAGGATGACCctaagaatcacaccatgtgccagAGAACATAGTCCTAttgcttcttgaactctgtcaggcttggtgctgtgaccacttccctggggagcctgttccagtgcacaaccactctctgggtgaagaacctttccctgatagCCAGcttaaacctcccctgacacaggttcaggccattccctcaggtcctgggcaccacagagaagagatcggtgcctgcccctcctctttcCCTCACAAGGAAACTGCAGACTGCAATGAcgtctcccctcagtctcctccatgCTGAACACATCCAGTGATTTCAGCCACTCCTCCTATGgtttcccctcaaggcccttcataatctttgttgccctcctttggacactctctcTAGTTTGATGTCTTTTTTATATGGTggcacccagaactgcccccaaCACTGGAGAGTGCAGAGCAAACAGAGCAGGACactcccctcccttgcctggctggccatgctgtgcctgatgccccccaggacagggctggccctcctggctgccagggcactgctggctcatgaaGTAAAAGCACAGGTACAAATTGTGTGGGGAAGTGGTGgcatcaccatccctggagttATTTAAACAATATGTAGGTGTGTCAATTTAAGGAAGTGGTAGAGTGGTGGACTGTGAAGTGCTGAGTTAAAGAGTCAATGATCTTAAAGATTTTTCCCACCCTAAAagattctgtggttctatgatCCTTTTCTCAGATTTTAGAAAGCCACATAACATGATATTTTATGTATcaatgtttctttaaaatttttgtattGCTTTTTTCTTGAGTTGCTGTTTTCTAAAGACTCtgttatacattttttttttttttttggtaataaGAAAACTAGTTTCAAATTATACATACGAGAAGTACAGAAAAAATGACTGTTGCCTCTCCAATATATTCACCCAGTTTTTGTGATGTACAGCACAAAGTTAGAGGATACTTTTTAGTCATCTCCATTAAAAGCAATACATACACATAATTCAATATAATGGCTTAGATCATCAGCTACTGTAAATTAGCACATCTCTGCAGAAGGGTCTTGCAAGAGATGAGGGTACTGACTGCTGTGCATAAGCATCCAAAAACACACAGAGGGCTGTGTTTTAGTACTTCATAGATACATGATATAACATCTTTTTATACAGAAATACTTGGCAGATGATGCATTGCATTTTCAATACTAACCTACTTTCTTTCCTGGCTAatgcatttctttgttttcaaggTTTGGGGTGGAGGCAGGGTTGTTTGGGGCgctttttttttgggttttttaaatgaaagtagCTTGTATTAGCTTTCGCTTCTCCATATTAAATTCCATTTTTGTCATCCACATTTGCTCTTACTAGAACtacctgaattatttttctgccttcatTTGTGTTTGCAGACACtctagagggaaaaaaaaagggttaaGAAAACCAGAAACAGATTCTTATGGTACCTGTATTTAATACTTCACAAAATGTGACACCTCTCACTTATGTTCTTAAACAATTTTATGAAATAGTGTGCCATTTTTCATATCCAGGCCTTTTGAATTAATCTGAGGTTAAGATCCTGTTGTCTTCACATTCAGAGAGACACTGCATGGACTCTATTGCTGGGAATGTAGAAAAGATCTTTCTAAGCATTAGGAGAAACAGTCCCTCCCTCTTATCTAAATAAAACCATTTCAAATGCTGTTTGCTGTCACTAAAGGAATTTGGATATGCCAAGAAATCTAAGTCTTCGATATCTGTGCACTTACCTATCTGTAATAGGACAATTGCTGCTAATCATACCTCTGTGTTCAAATTGTCATCAAAACTCTATGAAATGTGATGAACTGAGAATTGGAGGGAATTACTTTAGAAAAAGTTGTGCTATTGTGCACAGTTCATCCTGCTTCCTAAAGTCTTGAGGTTTTGGCATCAGCATGCTCTGAGATAAAATGGAATTAATTCTTAGATTGGgttattatttcaaataatgaCTGTTTAGAGATTGTGCTTCTCATTTCATTTGGAGAATACTTATATATACACCAGTTATATATTTATGCCAGCAACAAGTGTTTGTGTACATTCCTTGGTAGGCTGTCACTTCCTTTAAAATGTCTCTTCTTACCTTCTCCATTCTCTCCTATTGCTCATGATTAGAGATTTAAAATAATGGTTTAGTTCCTGTATCTTTCACTTTTTCTCTCTAAAGTctaacttttttctttattctagAGCccattaattctttttttcaacCAGAAGAAGAGTTTCCTACTTCCAAATTCCTTTCAGTGAATGTTCTGGAGCTTAGAGGGcttaaaagtagaaaataacTCTTGCCAGCCCTCATGCCAAATAATtgtaaatttataaaatataaagagCTTTTGAACCTCTGTATGAGGAAGATACTGGAGGTAGATGTGTCCCTTGACTGTAATAAGTTTGTGTTTGCCCAGCTCACTCAAAAGTTTTGGGTAGTTTTATTCAGGGAGTTTACTTTCACTGCCTGCTACCTGTTGACTTCTGCAAGCACCAAGAGTTATGATTAGCTATataatcattattttaaagaatgtttCTGCTAGGAATGCAAAAGGAGATGCTTGAACATTGACAAGTTTGGTCTCCAGATTTCTTGACATATGTGTTCATACTTCAGTCTGAAATAATTGATTAGAACAAAGTGAAGTGCATGTTTCTATGCAGCTGAAGGACTCAGACTTTACACCAAGAGTATATATCTTTTCTTTTGTGAACATGTCCCACAGTTGCTAATAAAAACCACTTTACAGAATAATTCAGCATTCAATATTTACCCAAGAGGTGTTGGGTTCAGGAATGTTTAGAAAGTGAATTTTGAATGTAGGAAATAAAGTAGTAGTCTAGTAGATTAAATTAATACATTTCAATCagctttaaaaaaggaaagttatttaataaaacttataaaagataaaaacataTTGCCATATGGAAAAGTAATTACTTtatgaataaaatgaaaatgcattttcttttttttctctttcatagaTCAATAACACGCTCTTATTATCGCAATTCTGTGGGTGGCCTACTAGTATTTGACATCACAAATCGACGATCTTTCGAACATGTGAAGGACTGGCTGGAAGAAGCAAAAATGCACGTGCAGCCCTTTCAGATTGTGTTCCTGTTAGTAGGACACAAATGTGACTTAGTGTCACAGCGCGAGGTTACGAGAGAAGAAGCTGAAAAACTGTCATCGGACTGTGGTATGAAATATATAGAAACTTCAGCAAAAGATGCCACAAATGTTGAAGAGTCCTTTACAATTCTTACACGAGATATCTATGAACTTgtaaaaaatggagaaatctCAATACAAGATGGATGGGAAGGTGTCAAAAGTGGCTTTGTTCCAAATGTTGTACATTCATCAGAAGAAGCTGTAAAGCCCAGGAGACAGTGCATCTGCTGAGTTTGTAGCATGCCAAAGAGCCCATGGGGTGTTTAGTAGATGATGCCAATctaaatgacagaaaaataattttgaaacaaTATTAGATCATGGCATAGCTGAATCATAGAACGGTAATTTGGTTTTGTATCCTTCTGTCTAGGTTATAATCCATAACACTTTaagtgctttttttcctttacagagTACAAGAACTTTGTGTGGTCTTCAGgcaaataaattatatattgcTAAAGGGAAACATAGTTCTATAGCAATGACACTGAGAAAGTGCAATAATCATCATGACAACATCTTTGCTTGGGCTTTGTATTTTGAATACTGTTTAAAATCGTCTTGTTAGATGAGGATCAGATGAGTTCATTACTTTTGTTCATCCTGCCTTAGCTTTGGACAAGAAAATGTTATACCTTATACTTTTTTTAATGCGATTCTTTACTCAAGTGCAGGGTTGCTAATGACCATTAAAGTTAGAATGCTGTAGAATTTGATAATAAAGTTAACTCTaaggaaaacaaactgaaaGATTGCTCCAATAGCAACCATTTTTGATATGACAATGAGTACAAGCCTTACTAAAGAAAGTTTTAGAAAAGATGATTTATTTGTATACAAAACAATGGAATTTATTATTACATATTTTCTGAATTGCCaatgaaacaaaacataacATCACGTATGATCCAGCTGTTATTTGACTTGTGTACGAAACAGCTTTCCCAATCACTGGAGTTACATTTCAGTGGCCAGATCCTCAGCTGGGTAATTATCATCATCACACTGATGTCTACAGAATTACGTTAATTTACACAAACAAATTCCATattagctttaaaaaataaacctacTTCTAActagaagtaaaaaaaagttaaagtgCTGCAACCCATGGGAACCCAGGCCTTAAATTTGAATAGAGCAAAGACAGTTTTATTCTTAGCCAGCAAATGTTAAACTGTTGTTTAAAAATTGAaagttttaaactaaaactgTTACAAATAGAGCATTTggagaggaaatattttctaaaataatgcTTATCTACAGAGAGCAAAGTAAGAGAACTCCTATTCTAAGAAAGAAATCCATAATAGCTTTTAGTAACAGCAACAGGAGAAATGTGTGATCATGTAACATTTTACTGAGCTTGGAGTCATCTTCCTACTCCTCTGAATATAACACACACTAGCTTTATGCAAACTAGGTCTAGCACGTAAATaccaaataaatttatttctattttattgtaGTAGTATAAAAGATTACTTGATTGCCAGAGTTAATAAGCATCTACAATTTATCTGTCATAATCATAGCCACCAAACATCAAGCCAGTTATCTGCATATAAAAGTGTGTTATCATGTACAATTCTCCTTTTTGAATATCAGGCAACAAGTCtatctaatttaattttcttcttcaacaAGCATATGATTGGTTTTATCTCAAGTTACTTTTACATTCTTTTACAatctttttcaaatattttgtagTATGGAGACAGGTTGTTTGGTTCCAGTTATTTTATGCATTTAGGGCAATTAAAATCATTGACTTCAAAGAGAGCTAGAAgattaagtttttctaaagcctgaGTCTTACTTGCACTGAGGCACAGTTACACTATAATGGAAGGATACAGAGGCCTTAATATAAACAGGAATCAGCCTTAATTCTTTAGCAAATAGAACAGATAATTCTAGTCTCAGCATGCCAGAGAGTAATTGCTGTGAACCTGATTCTCTAATCAACTACATGTATTGACACCAAATCATCTTTGTTTGTAGGGTATTTTAAGCCCTCTTTACAAAGTAAACATGACTACAGATGCCAAAAAGTAGTGCAGAATCAGGCTGTGAGCATTTAACACTGATTTATGATACAAGGCTTATGTTGTGCTTCTCAGCACAACAtaataattttactttaataaattaaaattaattattaaaaataattaataatttaatttaataaatcaGTGACTGGGGAGTCAACAGACCCAAAGTTCACCACTGGTTCACTGTGCTTTTCTGAGCATTTGTGGGTTTTGTACCTCACCTTCTGTATCTCAAATATAGAGATGATTGATCTTCCTCAAATACACGAAAACTGCTGAGACCAAATCAGTCTATATGATCTTCAGTCCTGGACTCTATCCTCTGTGCACTATGTGGTTTTGAGTGTTTAGCAACATGGGATGTAGACACTGGTTTCTTCTGACATACccaaataataataacaaaacaaaatatattaaaacagCCTTATAAGTGCCAGGTATTGTTGTGAATCTACATTTCATtgcatatttcattatttttagattaaaatcTTGTATCtcaaatttttcttcctgaataCTCTGGAGCCAATGAACTTTTCattctgtatgaaaaaaaaatggattatATATGGGGGAAAGGACTAGGAGAAGAGGGGAGTGGAGGGGGGGGATGCACAGAGAAACAATCATCAGAACAGGGCCTTAATCTCTGTTGTCAATGTTGTACCTGTGGTGTCATGTTTATTACACTGGGAATAGAGCTTTTAACCAGATTCAACTGTGTAAGGAACTGGTATTGGCCATGCAACTAGAAGAGAAGTTCACTACATTTTAAAGTACTGTGCACATAGTTGTCTTATTTGTAACTCCTAAAAATGTAGATTAACATGTACTTTCAAACATTGTCTGTATTTATGATATATTAAACCACTGCTGTTATCTTCTCACTACACACTTGCAGTTGATAGAAATGGCTGATAAACAGATAATTTGtgaaaatgcattattttcttttcagatgctTTGCAAGATGATATGTAAGTAACAGCTTGAATAAGCTTTAGAATGGGTCATTTTTCAGTGCACGTATATTCTTTTCCCCCCAAGGAAGCATGAATATTGACAACAGAACTAATTTCccagaaattacagaaatcaGATAAATCTTATATGGtagccaaattaaaaaatgtaacatttttatAAGAAAGCACAAACTTTGCAAATTAAGATTTGGTCAATCCCAGttaggaaatgaaaaatgttaataaacCTTGACAAAGGCTTTATTTGGATTCATAGGCCTGGCAAATGAACGGATAAAAGGTATTGTTTTGGACTCCTAAAATGTTTAAACTTccattgcttttgttttaagTTTGATAAAGAGGAGTAAATATCTTCCTATactcattaaaatattttacacatTAATTCTTAAGATATTTTGGCTTGCTTATAATTGTATCTGTCCCACATAAGAAACAGAAACTAGCCTCATACCATAGGAATCAaccaaggaaaatatttagattttattttgttaattaatGCCTTTAGTATGGAATAGACTCACCAATCTAACTTCAAACTGGCTACTGTCCTGTGCTCACAGAAAATGATGCAGGCTTGACTGAGCCCCCAGGCacactgtgctgctctgtgctgagatCCCTTCTGCCTCAGACAAATGGCTATTGGTACCCAAGCCTGTCTGAAAGCAAGGGCAGGTGGATGCACCATGATCAGAGATATTTCAGTCTCAGCATTTCAGCTTCCTTAGGGAGTACGTGCTTCATTGCTCTCTTCTTACATAATTAACATCCAGGAAGAGTGCTTTTTCCCTCACTGAAGACCCCAGCACAATAGGAGCTCCTCCAAGTCTCCACCTTTGCTTTTTacacagagctgggacagcaaTTTCAGCAGCCTTTATTCAGtcctgaagaaaaagaaggaaggcTGAGGGTTTATTCTCTACACATGGGCATGGAACTTTACCACAAACATGGTGGACTGTTTAAGAAATCATTAAACATCACAAAACAGTGCATTGCTCATTTCTTAGAGTCTAGAGACTATCTTTCAAATAAgtgaatgaaattaaaattctaaAAGAGGAATCATCCATCACCCACAGAGGCTATCGGTAGCAGCAAGCTCTTTATGAAGGGGAAGGTAAATCTTCATTTAAACTCAAACTGGGGAATTtaaaatcccaatcccaaactgCTAGAGTGGATTGCTGTCTTTGCAAGTATTTAATTCATTTACTTCTCACAGAAAGTAACATTTCGGGCCAGGCCTGAGTTATGCAGGGATGGATCTCAGTGTGTAACCAGCAGAGAGGTGACTGCTCCCTGGGAGCCAGCTgacagcagcccccagcagcctcACAGGCTGCAAGGGCAGCTCAAACTGAGATTAACTGATCACAGGCTGCCAAAGGCTCACCTTGCAGCTAAAGAACTTCTACAGAAAGGTAACAGTAGAAGTAGCAAACCCAAAACCTGTGTATTGTAAATAAAAGCAATGTCTAGGTAAAGAAACTAGCATTTCAGCTATAGTTCTATTACTGCCATTCCTCATTGCTGTAGCTTCAAATCTGTGCAATCTAGGCAAACTGAGTTTTCCTGCTCCATGAAAATTGTGGAAAATTGTGGAAG harbors:
- the RAB39A gene encoding ras-related protein Rab-39A yields the protein MPGVGAIGARCRHRPRRSPRKSPKAEPGQAGVAMDAAIWIYQFRLIVLGDSTVGKSCLLHRFTEGRFPGPLHSDPTVGVDFFSRLVEIEPGKRVKLQLWDTAGQERFRSITRSYYRNSVGGLLVFDITNRRSFEHVKDWLEEAKMHVQPFQIVFLLVGHKCDLVSQREVTREEAEKLSSDCGMKYIETSAKDATNVEESFTILTRDIYELVKNGEISIQDGWEGVKSGFVPNVVHSSEEAVKPRRQCIC